One genomic window of Burkholderia diffusa includes the following:
- a CDS encoding peroxiredoxin, with product MKRKLLVGAAAALLVAGHALVAQAQLKPGDTAPDFTTQASLGGKTYTYSLADALKHGPVVLYFYPAAFTKGCTIEAHAFADAVDRYKAYGATVIGVSADNIDTLTKFSVSECRSKFPVAADPDAKIIREYDAKLPALDRANRVSYVISPEGKVLYEYTSLSPDKHVENTLGAVKAWADAHPKQ from the coding sequence ATGAAGCGAAAACTGTTGGTGGGCGCCGCGGCGGCGCTGCTGGTGGCCGGTCATGCGCTGGTCGCGCAGGCGCAACTGAAGCCGGGCGACACGGCGCCCGACTTCACGACGCAGGCGTCGCTGGGCGGCAAGACTTACACGTACTCGCTGGCCGATGCGCTGAAGCACGGGCCGGTCGTGCTGTACTTCTACCCGGCTGCGTTCACGAAGGGTTGCACGATCGAGGCGCATGCGTTCGCGGATGCGGTCGATCGTTACAAGGCTTACGGCGCGACGGTGATCGGCGTATCCGCGGACAACATCGACACGCTGACGAAGTTCTCGGTGAGCGAGTGCCGCAGCAAGTTCCCGGTCGCGGCCGATCCGGACGCGAAGATCATCCGCGAATACGACGCGAAGCTGCCCGCGCTCGATCGCGCGAATCGCGTGTCCTACGTGATTTCGCCGGAAGGGAAGGTGCTGTACGAATACACGAGCTTGTCGCCCGACAAGCATGTCGAGAACACGCTCGGCGCGGTGAAGGCGTGGGCCGACGCGCATCCGAAGCAGTAA
- a CDS encoding SDR family oxidoreductase → MTTKVLLIGATGRTGRACADLLLEQPEFEVTALVRRHGYALPGAKVVEADLAGDFSHAFQGITHVIYAAGSAESEGAAEEEQIDRDAVARTAEHALAYNVQKLVVISSLSAYWPERSGDALRHYSQMKREGDERVIASGIDYVILRPGPLADGPGVGKIALTEEPLDPAPPVSRQDVAWAAIEAIKLGISRKVIGFVGGSVPIEQALRA, encoded by the coding sequence ATGACGACGAAGGTATTGCTGATTGGCGCGACCGGCCGCACGGGCCGGGCCTGCGCGGATCTGCTGCTCGAGCAGCCGGAATTCGAGGTGACTGCGCTGGTGCGCCGGCACGGCTATGCGCTGCCGGGCGCGAAGGTCGTCGAGGCCGATCTGGCGGGTGATTTCTCGCACGCGTTCCAGGGCATCACGCACGTGATCTACGCGGCCGGCTCGGCGGAATCGGAAGGCGCCGCCGAGGAGGAGCAGATCGACCGCGACGCGGTCGCGCGCACGGCCGAGCATGCGCTCGCCTACAACGTGCAGAAGCTGGTCGTGATCAGCTCGCTGAGCGCGTACTGGCCGGAGCGCAGCGGCGACGCGCTGCGCCACTACTCGCAGATGAAGCGCGAAGGCGACGAGCGCGTGATCGCGTCGGGCATCGACTACGTGATCCTGCGCCCCGGCCCGCTCGCGGACGGCCCGGGCGTCGGCAAGATCGCGCTGACCGAGGAGCCGCTCGACCCGGCGCCGCCGGTGTCGCGTCAGGATGTCGCATGGGCCGCGATCGAAGCGATCAAGCTCGGCATTTCGCGCAAGGTCATCGGCTTCGTCGGCGGCAGCGTGCCGATCGAACAGGCGTTGCGCGCGTAA
- a CDS encoding NYN domain-containing protein, with product MALPLDNVSMAVFCDFENVALGVRDAKYEKFDIKPVLERLLLKGSIVVKKAYCDWERYKGFKASMHEASFELIEIPHVRQSGKNSADIRLVVDALDLCYTKSHVDTFVIISGDSDFSPLVSKLRENAKKVIGVGVKKSTSDLLVANCDEFIFYDDLVREQQRALAKREQQRTGNGGAKRADEPSRKPELEVRRSEAIALAVETFDALASERDDVGKIWASVLKSAIKRRKPDFNESYYGFRAFGNLLDEAQARGLLEVGRDDKSGAFVSRPRQSAAAAEPVAARETGGAQQGHGGRHGEAAPAEREPRHRGQRAEAAVHESVRIDAEEADIVDVVTDAAVVPAATAEANEAAETHGDAKDGRKRARKSAAKKTGAKKGGDAKGAGRHAAAKPDEAAHGGEKHGGEKHAQAAHRDAEHGEDRHVAAQHAAPTVGEYGVSTAAAQPSHEAAPAVESTAEAAAETATGAKPKKPARKTATRARRPRKTAAAPE from the coding sequence ATGGCATTACCCCTGGACAACGTCAGCATGGCCGTGTTCTGCGACTTCGAGAACGTCGCGCTCGGCGTGCGCGACGCGAAGTACGAGAAATTCGACATCAAGCCCGTGCTGGAGCGGCTGCTGCTGAAAGGCAGCATCGTCGTGAAGAAGGCGTATTGTGACTGGGAGCGCTACAAGGGCTTCAAGGCGTCGATGCACGAGGCGAGCTTCGAGCTGATCGAGATTCCGCACGTGCGCCAGTCCGGCAAGAATTCGGCCGACATCCGGCTCGTCGTGGACGCGCTCGACCTCTGCTACACGAAGTCGCACGTCGATACGTTCGTGATCATCAGCGGCGACTCGGATTTTTCGCCGCTCGTGTCGAAGCTGCGCGAGAACGCGAAGAAGGTGATCGGGGTCGGCGTGAAGAAGTCGACGTCGGACCTGCTGGTCGCGAACTGCGACGAATTCATTTTCTACGACGACCTGGTGCGCGAGCAGCAGCGCGCGCTGGCGAAACGCGAACAGCAGCGCACGGGCAACGGCGGCGCGAAGCGCGCCGACGAGCCGTCGCGCAAGCCGGAGCTGGAAGTGCGCCGGAGCGAGGCGATCGCGCTCGCGGTCGAGACCTTCGATGCGCTGGCATCGGAGCGCGACGACGTCGGCAAGATCTGGGCGTCGGTGCTCAAGAGCGCGATCAAGCGCCGCAAGCCCGACTTCAACGAGTCGTATTACGGCTTCCGTGCGTTCGGCAACCTGCTCGACGAAGCGCAGGCGCGCGGCCTGCTCGAGGTGGGGCGCGACGACAAGTCGGGCGCGTTCGTGTCGCGGCCGCGCCAGTCCGCCGCGGCGGCCGAGCCGGTGGCGGCGCGTGAAACGGGTGGCGCGCAGCAAGGTCACGGCGGGCGCCACGGGGAAGCCGCACCGGCCGAGCGCGAGCCGCGGCATCGCGGGCAGCGTGCGGAAGCGGCCGTTCACGAAAGCGTGCGGATCGATGCCGAAGAGGCGGACATTGTCGACGTCGTGACCGACGCGGCCGTCGTGCCGGCGGCGACGGCCGAAGCGAATGAAGCGGCCGAGACGCACGGCGACGCGAAGGACGGTCGCAAGCGCGCGCGCAAGAGCGCGGCGAAGAAGACCGGCGCGAAGAAGGGCGGCGATGCGAAGGGCGCCGGCCGTCACGCGGCGGCGAAGCCGGACGAGGCCGCGCACGGCGGTGAGAAGCACGGCGGTGAGAAGCATGCCCAAGCGGCCCATCGCGACGCGGAGCACGGCGAGGACCGGCACGTCGCGGCACAGCACGCGGCACCGACGGTCGGCGAGTACGGCGTGTCGACGGCTGCCGCGCAGCCGTCACACGAAGCAGCACCGGCTGTCGAATCGACCGCTGAAGCGGCCGCTGAAACGGCAACCGGCGCCAAGCCGAAGAAGCCGGCTCGCAAGACGGCGACCCGCGCACGTCGCCCGCGCAAGACGGCCGCTGCCCCCGAGTAA